The Gemmatimonadales bacterium genome includes a window with the following:
- a CDS encoding urocanate hydratase, which produces MSRHDQPILRLPSPFEVPPMTTRNSASARLVRSPRGRHRSAKTWLTEAPLRMLMNNLDPDVAERPEDLVVYGGIGKAARNWAAFDEIVDALRALEADQTLLIQSGKPVGVFTTHPDAPRVLLANSNLVPRWATWEHFNELDRKGLMMYGQMTAGSWIYIGSQGIVQGTYETFVEMGRQHYGGDLRGRWILTAGLGGMGGAQPLAATMAGASCLAVECQPSRIAFRLRTRYVDIQADDLDHALALLERAKQDGRAVSVALLGNAADVFPELVRRGIRPDCVTDQTSAHDPVNGYLPIGWTLEQWESARATDPALVAREARRSMAVQVRAMLDFHRAGIPTVDYGNNIRQMALEEGVQDAFDFPGFVPAYIRPLFCRGVGPFRWVALSGNPEDIYKTDQRVKALLPDDRQLHNWLDMARERISFQGLPARICWVGLGDRHRLGLAFNEMVASGELEAPIVIGRDHLDSGSVASPNRETEAMQDGSDAVSDWPLLNALLNTASGATWVSLHHGGGVGMGFSQHAGVVIVADGTPEAAARLRRVLWNDPATGVMRHADAGYPIAVETARNAGLTLPGIL; this is translated from the coding sequence ATGTCGCGCCATGACCAGCCGATCCTGCGCCTTCCGTCCCCGTTCGAGGTCCCTCCGATGACAACACGGAACAGCGCCAGCGCACGCCTGGTCCGCAGCCCGCGAGGCCGGCACCGATCCGCGAAGACCTGGCTGACTGAAGCCCCCCTTCGGATGCTGATGAACAATCTCGATCCGGACGTAGCAGAACGCCCCGAAGACCTGGTCGTGTACGGCGGCATCGGCAAAGCTGCAAGGAACTGGGCAGCGTTCGATGAGATCGTCGATGCGTTGCGTGCGCTCGAGGCGGATCAGACGCTGCTGATTCAGTCGGGCAAACCGGTGGGGGTCTTCACGACCCACCCTGATGCGCCACGCGTCCTGCTGGCCAACTCGAACCTGGTGCCGCGCTGGGCAACCTGGGAGCACTTCAACGAGTTGGATCGCAAAGGGCTGATGATGTACGGCCAGATGACGGCCGGCTCGTGGATCTATATCGGCAGCCAGGGCATCGTTCAGGGCACTTACGAGACCTTCGTGGAAATGGGTCGGCAGCACTATGGCGGCGACCTGCGCGGCCGGTGGATCCTCACCGCGGGACTTGGCGGCATGGGTGGTGCTCAGCCGCTCGCCGCAACCATGGCCGGCGCATCGTGCCTGGCCGTGGAGTGCCAGCCCAGCCGAATCGCCTTCCGGCTGCGCACGCGGTACGTCGATATCCAGGCAGATGACCTCGACCATGCTTTGGCCCTGCTCGAGCGCGCTAAGCAGGACGGCCGGGCTGTTTCCGTGGCCTTGCTGGGCAATGCGGCCGACGTGTTTCCCGAGCTCGTTCGTCGGGGCATTCGCCCCGATTGCGTCACGGACCAGACGTCGGCACACGATCCGGTCAATGGGTATCTCCCGATCGGGTGGACGCTGGAGCAATGGGAGTCCGCTCGGGCAACCGATCCTGCCCTGGTAGCTCGGGAGGCCAGGCGTTCCATGGCGGTGCAGGTCCGCGCCATGCTGGATTTTCATCGGGCCGGCATTCCCACGGTCGATTACGGCAACAACATCCGACAAATGGCATTGGAGGAGGGCGTCCAGGACGCCTTCGACTTCCCGGGCTTCGTGCCCGCGTATATCCGTCCGCTCTTCTGTCGCGGCGTTGGGCCTTTCCGTTGGGTCGCGCTGTCCGGTAACCCCGAGGATATCTACAAGACCGACCAGCGAGTCAAAGCGCTGCTCCCCGACGACCGGCAGCTGCACAACTGGCTCGACATGGCCCGCGAGCGAATCAGCTTCCAGGGCCTGCCCGCCAGAATCTGCTGGGTCGGCCTGGGCGACCGGCATCGACTCGGCCTGGCGTTCAACGAGATGGTTGCCTCCGGAGAACTCGAGGCGCCGATCGTGATCGGGCGAGACCACCTCGATTCGGGCTCGGTCGCTTCACCCAACCGCGAGACGGAGGCCATGCAGGACGGCTCGGACGCCGTTTCCGATTGGCCGCTGCTCAATGCATTGCTCAACACCGCCAGCGGGGCAACCTGGGTCTCACTGCATCACGGCGGCGGGGTCGGCATGGGGTTTTCACAGCATGCGGGGGTCGTGATCGTTGCGGACGGCACTCCCGAGGCAGCAGCTCGGCTGCGTCGCGTCCTCTGGAACGACCCTGCCACGGGGGTCATGCGGCATGCAGACGCAGGGTATCCGATTGCTGTGGAGACAGCACGGAATGCCGGCCTCACGCTGCCTGGCATACTCTAG
- the hutI gene encoding imidazolonepropionase: MADGLEPIENGALIASGGLIRYAGSETGLTRALAGPDPEEIDCGGRVITPGLIDCHTHLVYGGDRAAEFEARLDGASYEEIARAGGGIASTVRATRAATEDELTAAALPRLDHLIAEGVTTLEVKSGYGLELTSELRCLTAARRLGRERPVSVCTTFLGAHTVPPEAADDRDGYIDRLCREMIPAVAAGSLADAVDGFCETIAFTPAEIARVFEAAAAHGLPVKLHADQLSDSGGAALAARYNALSADHLEYTSEAGAAALAASGTVAVMLPGAFYALREDRIPPIEAFRRLGVPMAVATDCNPGTSPLTSVLLAMNLAATLFRLTVTECLLGTTYHAARALGLPDRGTLEPGKACDLAIWSIDRPAELVYRMGYNPLFRRVWRGR, encoded by the coding sequence ATGGCGGACGGGCTCGAGCCGATCGAGAACGGGGCTCTGATCGCGTCTGGCGGCCTGATCCGATACGCTGGCAGCGAGACCGGCCTGACCCGGGCGCTCGCCGGCCCCGACCCGGAAGAGATCGACTGTGGCGGCAGAGTGATTACCCCGGGCCTGATCGATTGCCACACCCATCTCGTTTACGGCGGCGACCGCGCTGCCGAGTTCGAAGCCCGCCTCGACGGGGCCAGCTACGAAGAGATCGCCCGCGCGGGCGGGGGCATCGCGTCGACAGTGCGGGCCACCCGCGCCGCAACCGAGGATGAGCTGACCGCGGCCGCCCTCCCCCGGCTCGACCACCTGATCGCGGAAGGTGTCACGACACTCGAGGTGAAGTCGGGCTACGGACTCGAGCTCACCAGCGAGCTTCGGTGCCTGACCGCAGCACGACGACTCGGCCGTGAGCGACCGGTGTCGGTCTGCACGACGTTTCTTGGTGCGCACACCGTCCCGCCCGAAGCGGCGGACGATCGTGACGGGTACATCGACCGACTCTGCCGGGAGATGATTCCGGCCGTTGCAGCGGGGTCGCTGGCCGACGCGGTCGACGGATTCTGTGAGACAATCGCATTCACGCCGGCCGAGATCGCGCGAGTGTTCGAGGCAGCCGCGGCTCACGGCCTGCCGGTCAAGCTGCATGCCGACCAGCTTTCGGATTCGGGCGGCGCCGCTCTGGCCGCTCGCTACAACGCACTCTCGGCCGATCATCTCGAGTACACCAGCGAAGCTGGGGCAGCCGCGCTGGCAGCCAGCGGAACCGTGGCCGTGATGCTGCCGGGCGCCTTCTATGCGCTGCGCGAAGATCGCATTCCTCCCATCGAGGCGTTCCGCCGGCTCGGGGTTCCCATGGCTGTCGCCACGGACTGTAACCCGGGCACTTCCCCACTGACCTCGGTCCTGCTGGCGATGAACCTCGCCGCCACCTTGTTTCGACTGACCGTAACCGAGTGCCTGCTGGGCACGACTTACCACGCGGCGCGGGCGCTGGGTCTGCCTGACCGCGGCACGCTCGAACCCGGCAAGGCCTGCGACCTGGCCATCTGGAGCATCGATCGTCCCGCCGAGCTGGTATACCGGATGGGATACAACCCGCTGTTCCGGCGGGTCTGGAGGGGTAGATGA
- the nadC gene encoding carboxylating nicotinate-nucleotide diphosphorylase — protein sequence MAERLPDLSADAARLAAVALAEDGPVDLTTAVTVRGAPAGTAIIEARTAAVVSGLRYAEEAARLAGCDIGWRVTEGQAVEPGEIGRLTGDLTAILHAERTVLNLLQRACGIATATCRYVEAMSGTGCRVLHTRKTAPGLRLLDVAAVVAGGGTIHRIDLAHTVMVKDNHWRALERDGRSLAEALEEARARGAVACQVEVETEAQLVEACEAGADRLLIDNQTPATVRVWAAVARNRRPGIAIEATGGITLENVREYALAGADFISIGALTHSVRAADISLNLL from the coding sequence ATGGCAGAGCGGCTTCCGGACCTCTCGGCCGACGCGGCGCGCCTGGCAGCCGTCGCGCTGGCCGAGGATGGTCCGGTCGATCTGACCACGGCTGTTACCGTTCGGGGTGCTCCCGCAGGCACTGCAATCATCGAAGCCCGGACGGCCGCTGTGGTGTCCGGGCTTCGCTATGCCGAGGAGGCCGCTCGGCTGGCAGGGTGCGACATCGGCTGGCGGGTCACCGAAGGGCAGGCGGTCGAGCCGGGCGAGATCGGTCGCCTGACCGGTGATCTGACCGCGATCCTGCACGCCGAGCGGACGGTGCTCAACCTGCTGCAACGCGCCTGCGGGATTGCCACGGCAACGTGTCGGTATGTCGAGGCAATGAGCGGAACCGGGTGCCGCGTGCTCCATACCCGAAAGACGGCGCCCGGCCTTCGATTGCTCGACGTGGCGGCTGTCGTTGCCGGTGGTGGAACGATCCACCGGATCGATCTGGCGCACACGGTCATGGTCAAGGACAACCACTGGCGCGCCCTGGAACGGGATGGGCGCAGTCTGGCTGAGGCCCTCGAGGAGGCGCGAGCCCGAGGCGCCGTGGCATGCCAGGTGGAGGTGGAGACCGAGGCCCAGTTGGTCGAAGCCTGCGAGGCGGGCGCCGACCGACTGCTGATCGACAATCAGACGCCGGCGACTGTCCGCGTCTGGGCGGCGGTTGCGCGCAATCGGCGGCCCGGCATTGCCATCGAAGCAACCGGCGGCATCACGCTCGAGAATGTGCGCGAGTATGCGCTGGCCGGGGCGGACTTCATTTCCATCGGGGCGCTGACGCATAGCGTGCGCGCGGCCGACATTTCGTTGAACCTGCTGTAG
- the hutC gene encoding histidine utilization repressor, protein MTMATTSYGNNGGTATLATSLHQRIQEELEHKIIAGNWLPGHRIPSERELTAYYGCSRMTVNKAMTRLANAGLIERKRKTGSFVKRPHSQAAVLEIHDLKAEVSALGMSYDYRIIDRAARPANPSDRQHLELDSDSPVLEVNGLHLAADQPFCHERRVINLAAVPQAAEESFADTSPGSWLVNHVPWTEAEHRIRAVPASAEMAHQLQIPRGTACLVVERRTWRTDHTVTHVTLTYPGSVHQLVARFAPSA, encoded by the coding sequence ATGACGATGGCGACAACGAGCTACGGCAACAACGGCGGCACGGCAACCCTGGCCACTTCGCTGCATCAGCGGATCCAGGAAGAACTCGAGCACAAGATCATCGCGGGCAACTGGCTGCCTGGTCACCGAATTCCGTCCGAACGCGAGCTGACTGCCTACTATGGCTGCTCACGCATGACCGTCAACAAAGCCATGACGCGACTTGCCAACGCCGGCCTGATCGAGCGGAAGCGCAAGACCGGCAGCTTCGTCAAACGTCCGCACTCGCAAGCTGCCGTGCTCGAGATTCATGACCTCAAAGCCGAAGTCAGCGCGTTAGGCATGAGCTACGATTACCGGATCATCGATCGCGCGGCGCGCCCGGCCAATCCAAGCGACCGGCAGCATCTCGAGCTCGACAGCGATTCTCCGGTGCTCGAAGTGAACGGCCTGCACCTGGCCGCCGATCAGCCGTTCTGCCACGAACGGCGGGTCATCAACCTGGCAGCCGTGCCGCAGGCTGCCGAGGAAAGCTTTGCCGATACGTCGCCAGGGTCCTGGCTCGTCAATCATGTGCCCTGGACCGAAGCAGAGCACCGGATTCGGGCGGTTCCGGCCAGCGCCGAGATGGCGCATCAGCTCCAGATTCCGCGGGGCACCGCCTGCCTGGTGGTCGAGCGCCGAACCTGGCGCACCGATCATACGGTCACCCATGTGACGCTGACTTATCCCGGATCGGTTCATCAACTGGTTGCCCGGTTCGCGCCATCGGCCTGA
- a CDS encoding electron transfer flavoprotein subunit alpha/FixB family protein — translation MAAILAVTEQRQGALRKVSLEVVSAARIVADGLGATVDALVLGAGTVDGAGGLGGHGANRVLTASHDGFGLYNPDGYAATIASIGAGYTAIVFSASAMGRDLAPRVAAKLGQALATDVTALSVDGGKLVVTRPVYAGKALQKLTLTGSTAIVSVRPNTFAADGSKGLTAETVTVAVPDFTQRVTVKEIKAPAQAALDVTEANIVVSGGRGLKEPANFKLLEDLAAALGPAAVGASRAVVDAGWREHGAQVGQTGKTVAPSLYVAVGISGAIQHLAGMRTSKVIVAINKDKDAPIFKVADYGIVGDLFEILPRLTDEIRKLKAE, via the coding sequence ATGGCCGCGATTCTTGCAGTGACGGAACAGCGCCAGGGTGCGCTTCGGAAGGTGTCTCTCGAGGTCGTCTCGGCGGCCCGGATCGTAGCGGATGGCCTCGGCGCTACGGTGGACGCGCTGGTGCTGGGGGCCGGAACGGTCGACGGCGCCGGTGGGCTCGGCGGGCACGGTGCCAATCGGGTGCTGACCGCGTCGCACGACGGATTCGGCCTCTACAATCCCGACGGCTATGCCGCGACGATCGCGTCGATCGGCGCGGGTTACACAGCGATCGTGTTCTCTGCCAGCGCCATGGGGCGCGATCTCGCTCCGCGGGTGGCGGCGAAGCTTGGCCAGGCGCTGGCAACCGACGTGACGGCCCTCTCAGTCGATGGCGGCAAGCTGGTGGTGACTCGACCGGTCTATGCCGGTAAGGCGTTGCAGAAACTGACCCTGACCGGCTCGACCGCCATCGTGTCGGTTCGACCCAACACCTTCGCAGCCGACGGCAGCAAGGGGCTCACCGCGGAAACGGTGACGGTCGCGGTTCCCGACTTTACTCAGCGGGTCACGGTCAAAGAAATCAAGGCGCCGGCCCAGGCCGCGCTCGACGTCACCGAGGCGAACATCGTGGTGTCGGGCGGACGCGGCCTCAAGGAACCGGCCAACTTCAAGCTGCTCGAAGACCTGGCAGCCGCGCTTGGCCCTGCGGCGGTCGGCGCCAGCCGCGCGGTGGTCGACGCCGGCTGGCGGGAGCACGGTGCGCAGGTCGGTCAGACTGGCAAGACGGTGGCGCCATCGCTCTACGTTGCAGTCGGCATTTCCGGCGCGATTCAGCACTTGGCCGGGATGCGGACCTCCAAGGTGATCGTCGCCATCAACAAGGACAAGGACGCCCCGATCTTCAAGGTGGCGGACTACGGCATCGTCGGCGATCTCTTCGAGATCCTCCCGCGGCTCACGGACGAGATCCGGAAGCTCAAGGCCGAGTAG
- a CDS encoding 4Fe-4S dicluster domain-containing protein — protein sequence MSRILPVKHQPALPVDRFIRADAPSAEAIEMDVLFVGAGPAGLAGAIELSRLAKADGTLGELNIGVLEKAGSLGEHNLSGAVVNPIPFRELFPDVPISELPFRQAVTGEAVYLMTSTGSIRIPTPPTMKNHGNYVASLCEVVRWMGERAEAEGVNIFAGFPVDALLVEGSGVVGVRTTPSGLDRNGEPGEGYAEPTDLTAKVTVLTEGTRGPLAQAWRSWRGVSSPNPQIYALGVKEVWDVKKPLDRIIHTLGWPLPRDAFGGTFMYPMGPSQVAIGLVVGLDARDANLDVHELLQRTKLHPLFRQYLEGGELVEWGAKTIPEGGYYALPDRFSGDGLLMAGDCLGTVEVASLKGIHYAMQSGMYAARAAFQALKAGTTDGSTLSAYDTMLRESYVVSDLKKRRNMRLAFKQGFYVGGIKNLLLTATGGAFPGGKIHSEEDAEEARDVSAAVPFVPDNALTFSKVDAVFKSGNATRDTIPSHLIVGQDVTPEVADFYSHVCPAGVYERVGDELRVNPPNCVDCKATDVLGPRWTPREGGSGPKYRVM from the coding sequence ATGTCTCGTATCCTGCCGGTCAAGCATCAGCCAGCCCTTCCGGTCGATCGGTTCATTCGCGCCGACGCGCCGAGCGCCGAGGCCATCGAAATGGACGTGCTGTTCGTGGGCGCCGGTCCGGCGGGACTCGCAGGTGCAATCGAACTGTCCCGTCTCGCCAAAGCGGACGGAACGCTGGGAGAGCTCAACATTGGAGTCCTGGAAAAAGCCGGCAGTCTGGGCGAGCACAACCTGTCTGGCGCCGTAGTCAATCCAATTCCGTTTCGCGAGCTGTTTCCGGACGTGCCGATCAGTGAGTTGCCGTTCCGCCAGGCAGTAACCGGTGAGGCGGTCTACCTGATGACCTCGACCGGCTCGATCCGGATCCCGACGCCGCCGACGATGAAGAACCACGGCAACTACGTGGCCTCACTCTGTGAAGTCGTCCGCTGGATGGGCGAGCGTGCTGAGGCGGAAGGCGTCAACATCTTCGCGGGTTTTCCGGTCGACGCGCTTCTGGTCGAGGGCTCCGGTGTCGTCGGGGTGCGGACCACGCCGTCAGGGCTCGACCGCAACGGCGAGCCGGGCGAGGGCTATGCGGAGCCAACCGACCTGACGGCCAAGGTCACCGTCCTCACCGAGGGCACCCGCGGTCCGCTCGCGCAAGCGTGGCGGAGCTGGCGCGGCGTTTCGTCTCCCAATCCGCAGATCTATGCGTTGGGCGTCAAAGAAGTGTGGGACGTCAAGAAGCCGCTCGATCGGATCATCCACACACTGGGATGGCCGCTCCCGCGTGACGCGTTCGGCGGCACCTTCATGTATCCGATGGGACCCAGTCAGGTTGCCATCGGCCTCGTCGTTGGACTCGATGCGCGAGACGCCAATCTCGACGTCCACGAACTGCTCCAGCGCACCAAGCTGCATCCGCTCTTCCGGCAGTATCTGGAAGGCGGCGAACTGGTGGAGTGGGGCGCCAAGACGATTCCTGAAGGCGGCTATTACGCGCTGCCGGATCGGTTCTCCGGCGATGGCCTTCTGATGGCCGGCGATTGTCTCGGCACGGTCGAGGTGGCGAGCCTCAAGGGCATCCACTACGCCATGCAGTCCGGCATGTACGCCGCGCGCGCCGCATTTCAGGCGCTCAAGGCGGGCACGACCGACGGCTCGACCCTGTCGGCCTACGACACGATGCTGCGCGAGAGCTATGTCGTCTCTGATCTCAAGAAGCGCCGGAACATGCGGCTGGCCTTCAAGCAGGGGTTCTATGTCGGCGGCATCAAGAATCTGCTGCTGACTGCGACGGGGGGCGCGTTCCCGGGCGGTAAGATCCATAGCGAGGAGGACGCCGAGGAGGCGCGCGATGTCTCGGCGGCTGTGCCGTTCGTGCCGGACAACGCACTGACCTTCAGCAAGGTCGACGCCGTCTTCAAGTCGGGCAACGCGACGCGTGATACGATTCCGTCGCACCTGATCGTCGGGCAGGATGTCACGCCGGAGGTGGCAGATTTCTACAGCCATGTCTGCCCGGCTGGCGTCTATGAACGCGTCGGCGACGAGCTGCGAGTCAACCCGCCCAACTGTGTCGACTGCAAAGCAACCGATGTGCTGGGCCCACGGTGGACGCCGCGTGAGGGCGGGAGCGGCCCCAAGTACCGGGTGATGTAG
- a CDS encoding GGDEF domain-containing protein produces the protein MALNPAVPAPTRRPLSRVRRFWAPPDEYQRIAGKAGELLIARIRLGLVLALTVIPAINVNIVSSEQRSQHMAALWVGVIASLIAGFVYWAVARDRRQAWLPLATTLLDVTLISGALGAYAFTGDPHLVTNSKSTFEAYFIAIGATCLRYDWRLSFVAGVAAVTQYLILLIVVVGLFNLDAPDLVSEFGRFRWTDQLSRLVLLATATGLAMLIVREMQRQRELVTTDPLTGIFNRRFFDDYFTNEIARARRAETPVSVVMVDIDHFKQFNDTHGHAVGDAVLRRVAELLRDGVRRSDLVARYGGEEFVVIFRDTTAEQAIDRVDLIRKAIGAEALPVRNAGPVYVTVSAGVATWSADGGAPEVLLAEADRRLFQAKDAGRNRVVGPPG, from the coding sequence ATGGCTTTGAACCCGGCTGTTCCCGCGCCGACTCGGCGCCCGTTGAGCCGGGTTCGTCGTTTCTGGGCGCCACCCGACGAGTACCAGCGTATCGCAGGCAAGGCGGGCGAGTTGCTGATCGCCCGGATCCGGCTTGGGCTGGTTCTCGCGTTGACAGTGATTCCCGCGATCAACGTCAACATCGTGTCCTCGGAGCAGCGCAGCCAGCATATGGCGGCGCTCTGGGTTGGCGTGATTGCCTCGCTCATTGCCGGCTTCGTCTACTGGGCCGTGGCGCGTGATCGCCGACAGGCTTGGCTTCCGCTCGCTACCACCTTGCTCGATGTCACACTGATTTCGGGCGCGCTCGGTGCCTACGCTTTCACTGGTGATCCACACCTGGTCACCAACAGCAAGAGCACATTCGAGGCGTATTTCATCGCGATCGGCGCCACCTGTCTCCGCTACGACTGGCGGTTGTCCTTCGTTGCCGGGGTCGCGGCGGTGACACAGTACCTGATCCTGCTGATCGTGGTGGTAGGGCTTTTCAACCTGGATGCGCCGGACCTCGTCAGTGAGTTCGGCCGCTTCCGCTGGACCGATCAGCTCTCCCGCCTGGTCCTCCTGGCCACCGCGACCGGTCTGGCCATGCTGATCGTACGGGAAATGCAGCGCCAACGCGAATTGGTGACGACCGACCCGCTGACCGGGATCTTCAACCGTCGCTTCTTCGACGACTATTTCACCAACGAGATTGCCCGCGCGCGTCGTGCCGAGACGCCGGTGTCGGTCGTCATGGTGGATATCGACCACTTCAAGCAGTTCAACGACACCCACGGCCACGCGGTCGGTGATGCGGTGCTGCGTCGTGTGGCGGAGCTGTTGCGCGATGGGGTTCGGCGGAGCGATCTGGTGGCTCGCTATGGAGGCGAGGAATTCGTCGTCATCTTCCGCGACACAACCGCGGAGCAAGCAATCGATCGGGTTGACCTGATCCGAAAGGCTATCGGCGCCGAGGCGCTGCCTGTGCGCAATGCCGGGCCGGTGTACGTGACGGTAAGTGCCGGTGTAGCCACTTGGTCTGCCGACGGGGGCGCCCCGGAGGTGCTGCTGGCCGAGGCGGACCGCCGGCTCTTTCAGGCCAAAGACGCCGGGCGCAATCGCGTAGTGGGCCCGCCGGGCTAG
- the hutH gene encoding histidine ammonia-lyase, producing MTDSTILTLNPGEVSLDTWRSIYRGSNVRLDASAKAAVDAGARTIQSIVSKGSPVYGVNTGFGKLASVRIDAADLATLQRNLVLSHAVGVGDVLPVPIVRLIMALKLASLGQGASGVRWTTIQHLEACLAARFIPGIPHQGSVGASGDLAPLAHLTAALMGVGRHCSVLGQAVLPPDQALAEAGLEPLVLGPKEGLALLNGTQVSTALALTGLFEAEAVLRAALITGALSTDAAKGSDGPFDQRIHALRRHRGQRDAAASLRALMAGSAIRASHLVGDARVQDPYCLRCQPQVMGACLDLLRHAAQTLADEANGVSDNPLVFADTGEVISGGNFHAEPVAFAADMIALALCEVGSIAERRIAMLIDPALSGLPAFLTPVPGLNSGFMMAQVTAAALVAENKQCAHPASVDSIPTSANQEDHVSMATHGAYRLLKMARNTAAIIGIELLVAAQACEFHAPLRTSDPLERARARLREFVAPLADDRYLSPDLDMAAHLVQSGLLAEAVGTDMLPDVAP from the coding sequence ATGACCGATAGCACGATTCTGACGCTCAATCCCGGCGAGGTTTCGCTCGACACCTGGCGCAGCATCTATCGCGGTTCGAACGTTAGGCTCGACGCCAGCGCCAAGGCAGCCGTGGATGCTGGCGCGAGAACGATCCAGAGCATCGTCTCCAAGGGCAGTCCCGTCTACGGTGTGAACACCGGTTTCGGGAAGCTGGCGAGCGTGCGGATCGACGCTGCCGACCTGGCCACGCTGCAGCGCAACCTGGTCCTGTCGCATGCGGTCGGCGTCGGGGACGTACTACCCGTTCCGATCGTTCGGCTGATCATGGCCCTCAAGCTGGCCAGCCTGGGGCAGGGTGCCTCTGGAGTCCGCTGGACAACGATACAGCACCTGGAGGCATGCCTCGCGGCCCGGTTCATCCCCGGCATTCCGCACCAGGGCTCAGTCGGTGCCTCAGGCGACCTCGCTCCGCTAGCGCACCTGACCGCTGCGCTGATGGGCGTCGGCCGTCACTGCAGCGTGCTCGGCCAAGCGGTTCTGCCACCTGACCAGGCTCTCGCCGAGGCCGGCCTCGAACCGCTGGTGCTCGGACCGAAAGAGGGACTCGCGCTGCTAAACGGCACCCAGGTCTCGACCGCGCTTGCCCTGACCGGCCTGTTCGAAGCCGAGGCAGTCCTCCGGGCCGCCCTGATCACCGGCGCGCTCTCGACCGATGCAGCGAAGGGTTCGGATGGACCGTTTGACCAGCGGATCCACGCCCTTCGGCGCCACCGCGGCCAACGCGACGCGGCTGCGTCACTGCGGGCACTGATGGCGGGATCGGCCATCCGCGCCTCGCACCTGGTGGGTGACGCCCGGGTTCAGGACCCCTACTGCCTCCGCTGCCAACCGCAGGTCATGGGTGCCTGCCTCGACCTGCTGCGCCACGCAGCACAGACACTCGCCGATGAGGCCAATGGCGTCTCCGACAACCCGCTCGTCTTTGCCGACACGGGCGAGGTGATCTCGGGGGGTAACTTCCATGCGGAGCCCGTGGCCTTCGCCGCGGACATGATCGCGCTGGCGCTCTGCGAGGTCGGCTCGATTGCCGAGCGGCGGATCGCGATGCTGATCGACCCGGCCCTCTCGGGCTTGCCGGCGTTCCTGACCCCGGTACCTGGGCTCAACTCCGGCTTCATGATGGCACAGGTCACGGCAGCAGCGCTGGTCGCCGAGAACAAACAGTGCGCTCATCCCGCGAGTGTGGACTCGATCCCCACCTCCGCCAACCAGGAAGACCACGTCTCGATGGCCACCCATGGCGCCTACCGGCTGCTCAAAATGGCCAGGAACACGGCGGCGATCATCGGGATCGAGCTCCTGGTTGCAGCCCAGGCTTGCGAGTTCCACGCACCGCTCCGCACCAGCGACCCGCTCGAACGGGCTCGCGCCCGACTTCGCGAGTTCGTTGCCCCACTGGCCGATGACCGATACCTCTCGCCGGACCTCGATATGGCAGCCCACCTGGTGCAATCCGGTCTCCTGGCCGAGGCCGTCGGCACCGACATGCTCCCGGATGTCGCGCCATGA